The following proteins are encoded in a genomic region of Chthoniobacterales bacterium:
- the recQ gene encoding DNA helicase RecQ, translating to MGDPALTKLKEVFGYGAFRPLQAEIVADAVAGRDVFALLPTGGGKSLCYQLPALLRPGLTLVVSPLIALMKDQVDALTANGVAATYLNSSLEPGEGRARLRGLHQGEYRLLYVAPERLLLSGFLEDLKTWNVTLVAVDEAHCISEWGHDFRPEYRRLSELREALPDVPVMALTATATGRVRSDIVERLGLREPREYVASFNRPNIFYRVVPKAGAFDQLMDFLGQRPGDAGIVYCLSRKSAESVAEKLVAEGIPARAYHAGLGPEDRAANQEAFLRDEVRVICATVAFGMGINKPNVRFVVHHDLPRNLESYYQETGRAGRDGLPSDCLLLYSRGDILKQKRMIDEKPDEAERRTALAQLNGMAAFAESGECRRRALLAYFGEHSDEANCGGCDNCITPPEEIDVTIPAQKFLSCLYRLRQASGWNFGLNYAIDVLLGSKAKAVLERRHDSLPTWGIGRELTADEWRQLAGDLLRMGYARRTDDKFMLVELTDEGLAALKSRQPIRVRRAVRAPVRARKKVAGEFAFDEALFDRLRKLRRELADARDVPAYVIFSDVTLRHMARFYPDSDLAFEATPGVGRKKAVEFSTRFLKVIRDYVKESGQQVFKDDAETGVVREEASSYQVVRSERVSKKKRAPRRGRKTSGDEFPPTNFYRGGF from the coding sequence ATGGGCGATCCCGCACTCACGAAGTTGAAGGAAGTTTTCGGCTACGGCGCCTTTCGGCCGTTGCAGGCGGAGATCGTTGCCGATGCGGTGGCGGGTCGCGATGTCTTCGCGCTGCTGCCGACCGGCGGCGGGAAATCCCTGTGCTACCAGTTGCCGGCGCTGCTGAGGCCGGGGCTTACGCTGGTGGTCTCGCCGCTTATCGCGCTGATGAAGGATCAGGTCGACGCGCTCACCGCCAATGGCGTGGCTGCGACGTATCTGAATTCCTCGCTCGAGCCGGGCGAGGGGCGCGCGCGACTCCGCGGCCTGCACCAGGGCGAATACCGGCTGCTCTACGTGGCGCCGGAGCGGTTGCTGCTGTCAGGATTTCTCGAGGATCTCAAGACGTGGAACGTCACCCTCGTCGCGGTGGACGAAGCGCACTGCATCAGCGAATGGGGGCACGACTTTCGCCCGGAATACCGGCGCCTGAGCGAGCTGCGCGAGGCGCTGCCGGACGTGCCGGTGATGGCGCTCACCGCCACGGCGACGGGCCGCGTGCGGTCGGACATCGTCGAGCGGCTCGGGTTGCGCGAGCCGCGGGAATACGTGGCGAGCTTCAATCGGCCGAATATTTTCTACCGCGTGGTGCCCAAGGCGGGGGCGTTCGACCAGCTCATGGATTTCCTGGGGCAGCGGCCCGGCGACGCCGGCATCGTGTATTGCCTGTCGCGGAAGTCGGCGGAGTCCGTTGCGGAGAAACTGGTCGCCGAAGGGATCCCCGCGCGGGCCTATCACGCCGGGCTCGGGCCCGAAGATCGCGCCGCGAACCAGGAGGCCTTCCTGCGCGACGAGGTGCGCGTGATCTGCGCAACGGTCGCCTTCGGCATGGGCATCAACAAGCCGAACGTCCGCTTCGTCGTGCACCACGATCTGCCGCGGAATCTCGAGAGCTACTATCAGGAGACGGGCCGCGCCGGGCGTGACGGGTTGCCTTCCGATTGCCTGCTGCTCTACAGCCGCGGCGACATTCTCAAGCAGAAGCGGATGATCGACGAGAAGCCCGATGAGGCTGAGCGCCGCACCGCGCTGGCGCAGCTCAACGGGATGGCCGCCTTCGCGGAGAGCGGGGAGTGCCGGCGCCGGGCGTTGCTCGCGTATTTCGGCGAACATTCCGACGAGGCGAACTGCGGTGGCTGCGACAATTGCATCACGCCGCCCGAGGAAATCGACGTCACGATTCCCGCGCAGAAATTTCTCTCGTGCCTCTATCGCCTGCGGCAGGCGAGCGGATGGAACTTCGGGCTCAACTACGCCATCGACGTCCTACTGGGCTCGAAAGCGAAGGCCGTGCTCGAGCGCAGGCACGACAGCCTGCCGACGTGGGGCATCGGTCGCGAGCTGACGGCCGACGAATGGCGCCAGCTTGCCGGCGACCTGCTGCGGATGGGTTACGCACGGCGCACCGACGACAAATTCATGCTCGTCGAGCTCACCGACGAGGGCCTCGCTGCGCTGAAATCGCGCCAGCCCATCCGGGTGCGCCGGGCGGTGCGGGCGCCGGTGCGTGCGCGGAAGAAGGTCGCGGGCGAGTTTGCCTTCGACGAGGCGCTGTTCGACCGGCTGCGGAAGCTGCGGCGCGAGCTGGCCGACGCGCGCGACGTGCCGGCCTACGTGATTTTCTCCGATGTGACGCTGCGCCACATGGCGCGATTTTACCCGGACTCGGACCTGGCTTTCGAGGCGACTCCCGGCGTCGGCCGAAAGAAGGCGGTGGAGTTCTCCACGCGCTTCCTGAAGGTGATCCGCGACTACGTGAAGGAGAGCGGTCAGCAGGTTTTCAAGGACGACGCGGAAACCGGAGTCGTCCGGGAAGAGGCTTCGTCTTATCAGGTCGTTCGTTCGGAGCGAGTTTCCAAGAAGAAGAGGGCGCCTCGAAGAGGTCGCAAGACATCGGGCGACGAATTTCCTCCCACGAACTTCTATCGAGGCGGGTTCTAG
- a CDS encoding FTR1 family protein, with product MRFPILASVALLAASFGASADTLDRTDVAQTAIDDLAITAVAKRAGETPDAQAALAAFTNGLRSPEGRALWQKSLDAFTQAPDPVAAARALGALRGSLQQVLALEMLAAYNAGDIEAARQARAAIRLPKHASAVEGLLALQRINGPDDQRAEVARLLARETLIWQGSRARERADELLRLAKADRATPELVALRSAEIQALTDFPPALLAAAKVAPASAGMVPAPAPSVDSIAMWKSSIEARLPDLLTPDEVTRQERLVLKLLRLIPMEYRAGVRDGQIAVPLEYREAVSFTQQAQQLLVEVRPNWMKTKAEAMAAHGAELESLFAKLEETIAAKGDIATVEGACKDLSTLLQSKFDVTLRKAGKGSDVVQETALEVRSILGQSLAAAREGKWRDANALRLEAYTTFDLEIESRILPRDPDLATRAERSFLDGGHDGPGIKAVLDRRAQNAELEAAYSRTLKALDECVALLKVGLSPTTVAVTAFTIVLREGLEAVVILAALLAGLRGAENAASRRQVSIGAWGAIAASAATFILARTVISSLSRYGETLEAVISILAVIILLIVTNWVFHKYYWTGWNARLRELKDKAATQRGQRWEALAMCGVGFLTIYREGFETTLFMQSLILEGGFFASLTGLFIGLAAIGAAGWAIFKWGKKLPYRKLLVWTGVLVVTILATFLGSTVRLFQTVGWLPIHPIQSLDIPPWMGTWLGLYPSWEGLIIPMLGFVYVGGAWLFVRWQGLRKQATFDALLESRRATAVHPVS from the coding sequence ATGCGCTTTCCCATCCTCGCCTCTGTCGCTCTGCTGGCCGCCTCCTTCGGGGCCAGCGCCGACACTCTCGATCGCACCGACGTCGCGCAGACCGCGATCGATGATCTCGCGATCACGGCCGTGGCAAAGCGCGCAGGCGAAACTCCCGATGCCCAGGCCGCGCTCGCAGCCTTCACGAACGGTCTCCGCTCTCCGGAAGGCCGCGCGCTCTGGCAGAAATCCCTCGACGCCTTCACGCAGGCCCCGGATCCCGTCGCCGCCGCCCGCGCCCTGGGCGCCCTTCGGGGCTCTCTCCAGCAGGTCCTCGCCCTCGAGATGCTCGCGGCCTACAACGCCGGCGACATCGAGGCCGCCCGGCAGGCCCGCGCCGCAATCCGGCTTCCGAAGCACGCGAGCGCCGTGGAGGGCCTGCTCGCACTCCAGCGCATCAACGGTCCCGACGACCAGCGCGCCGAAGTCGCCCGCCTGCTCGCTCGCGAGACTCTCATCTGGCAGGGCAGCCGCGCCCGCGAGCGCGCCGACGAGCTTCTCCGCCTCGCGAAGGCCGACCGCGCCACTCCCGAGCTCGTCGCCCTCCGCTCGGCCGAGATCCAGGCCCTCACCGACTTCCCGCCCGCTCTCCTCGCCGCTGCGAAGGTCGCCCCGGCCAGCGCCGGGATGGTTCCCGCGCCCGCTCCCTCCGTCGATTCGATCGCCATGTGGAAATCCTCGATCGAGGCCCGCCTGCCCGACCTCCTCACACCCGACGAGGTCACTCGCCAGGAGCGCCTCGTTCTCAAGCTTCTCCGCCTCATTCCCATGGAATACCGCGCCGGCGTCCGCGACGGCCAGATCGCCGTCCCGCTGGAATACCGGGAGGCCGTCAGCTTCACCCAGCAGGCCCAGCAGCTCCTCGTCGAAGTCCGCCCGAACTGGATGAAGACGAAAGCCGAGGCCATGGCCGCCCATGGCGCGGAGCTGGAATCGCTGTTCGCCAAGCTCGAGGAAACCATCGCCGCCAAGGGCGACATCGCCACCGTCGAAGGCGCGTGCAAGGATCTCTCGACGCTCCTCCAGTCCAAATTCGATGTCACCCTGCGCAAGGCCGGCAAGGGCTCGGACGTCGTCCAGGAGACCGCGCTGGAAGTCCGCTCGATCCTCGGCCAGTCGCTTGCCGCCGCCCGCGAAGGCAAGTGGCGCGACGCGAACGCCCTCCGCCTCGAAGCCTACACGACCTTCGATCTCGAGATCGAGAGCCGCATCCTGCCTCGCGATCCCGATCTCGCCACCCGCGCCGAGCGCAGTTTCCTCGACGGCGGCCACGACGGCCCCGGCATCAAGGCCGTGCTCGATCGCCGCGCTCAGAACGCCGAGCTCGAGGCCGCCTACAGCCGCACGTTGAAGGCGCTCGACGAATGCGTCGCGCTGCTCAAGGTCGGCCTCTCGCCCACGACGGTCGCCGTCACCGCCTTCACCATCGTGCTCCGCGAAGGCCTCGAGGCCGTCGTCATTCTCGCCGCATTGCTCGCCGGCCTCCGCGGCGCGGAGAACGCCGCCTCCCGCCGCCAGGTTTCCATCGGGGCCTGGGGGGCGATTGCCGCCTCCGCCGCCACGTTCATCCTCGCCCGCACCGTCATTTCCTCGCTCAGCCGCTACGGCGAGACGCTCGAGGCCGTCATCTCGATCCTCGCCGTCATCATCCTGCTCATCGTCACGAACTGGGTGTTCCACAAATACTACTGGACCGGCTGGAACGCCCGCCTGCGCGAGCTCAAGGACAAGGCCGCCACCCAGCGCGGGCAACGTTGGGAAGCCCTCGCCATGTGCGGCGTCGGTTTCCTCACGATCTATCGCGAAGGCTTCGAGACCACGCTCTTCATGCAGAGCCTCATTCTCGAAGGCGGCTTCTTCGCCTCCCTCACCGGCCTCTTCATCGGTCTCGCCGCGATCGGCGCCGCCGGCTGGGCGATCTTCAAATGGGGCAAGAAGCTCCCCTATCGCAAGCTGCTCGTCTGGACCGGCGTCCTCGTCGTCACGATCCTCGCCACCTTCCTCGGCTCCACCGTCCGCCTCTTCCAGACCGTCGGCTGGCTGCCCATTCATCCGATCCAGAGCCTCGATATCCCCCCTTGGATGGGCACATGGCTCGGCCTCTATCCCTCGTGGGAAGGTCTCATCATTCCCATGCTTGGCTTCGTCTACGTCGGCGGCGCCTGGCTGTTCGTCCGCTGGCAGGGCCTTCGCAAGCAGGCCACCTTCGACGCCCTGCTCGAGTCGCGCCGCGCGACCGCCGTCCACCCCGTTTCCTGA
- a CDS encoding carbohydrate porin, which translates to MIPTIRTPFALLAAGALFTSPLFAQQDILEDQSSDPGPLVSWLEGDCLFGNCAGFRPMLEDKGVEFFGGYTAEVWGDVSGGYERGAVYTGLLDFGVNLDFEKLVGWQGASFSTTWLWLSGRDVSEDKVGNFLTVSNIAGFNTLRMLEMWFQQDFWQRDGGPSGLSIRLGQLTADSEFIISDYGATFINGTFGWPAFAYTNVPAGGPGYPMGAPGVRVAVTPVEWFTYQAAAFEGDVFDQNVNRHGFRYRLNRKFGYFFINEAQFRWNQKDDEMGLAGQLKLGAWFHTADFANAYGDGSTWGDSSYYAVLDQQLYREPSKEVPAEVTSKDGKSVVASDGKSTAKSFKEPVKLEKSSQGLGWFGRIAFTPQTQNFVGFYFDTGLVYTGLIPGRDDDALGVALGFADLTSGAAQTLFDEGSRKAGYEAVIEVTYDAQITNWLHVQPDLQYIIRPGGTGDYGNALVLGGRVSVTF; encoded by the coding sequence ATGATCCCAACCATCCGCACTCCCTTCGCCCTGCTCGCTGCCGGCGCGCTCTTCACGAGCCCGCTCTTCGCCCAGCAGGACATTCTCGAAGACCAGTCCTCCGATCCCGGTCCGCTTGTCAGCTGGCTCGAAGGCGACTGCCTCTTCGGTAACTGCGCCGGCTTCCGCCCCATGCTCGAAGACAAGGGCGTCGAGTTTTTCGGCGGCTACACCGCGGAAGTCTGGGGCGACGTCTCCGGCGGCTATGAACGCGGCGCCGTCTACACCGGCCTGCTCGACTTCGGCGTGAACCTCGATTTCGAGAAGCTCGTCGGCTGGCAGGGCGCCAGCTTCAGCACCACGTGGCTCTGGCTCTCCGGCCGTGACGTCTCCGAAGACAAGGTCGGCAACTTCCTCACCGTCTCGAACATCGCCGGCTTCAACACCCTCCGCATGCTCGAGATGTGGTTCCAGCAGGACTTCTGGCAGCGCGACGGCGGCCCCTCCGGCCTCTCGATTCGTCTCGGCCAGCTCACCGCCGACAGCGAGTTCATCATCTCCGACTACGGCGCCACCTTCATCAACGGCACCTTCGGCTGGCCCGCCTTCGCCTACACGAATGTCCCCGCCGGCGGCCCCGGCTACCCCATGGGCGCCCCCGGCGTGCGCGTCGCGGTGACCCCCGTCGAGTGGTTCACCTACCAGGCCGCCGCCTTCGAGGGCGACGTGTTCGACCAGAACGTCAACCGCCACGGCTTCCGCTACCGCCTCAACCGCAAGTTCGGCTACTTCTTCATCAACGAAGCCCAGTTCCGCTGGAACCAGAAGGACGACGAAATGGGCCTCGCCGGCCAGCTCAAACTCGGCGCCTGGTTCCACACCGCCGACTTTGCGAATGCCTATGGCGACGGCTCCACCTGGGGCGACAGCTCCTACTACGCCGTCCTCGACCAGCAGCTCTACCGCGAGCCCTCGAAGGAAGTCCCCGCCGAAGTCACGAGCAAGGACGGCAAGTCCGTCGTCGCCTCGGACGGCAAGAGCACCGCGAAATCCTTCAAGGAGCCCGTCAAGCTCGAGAAATCCAGCCAGGGCCTCGGCTGGTTCGGCCGCATCGCCTTCACCCCGCAGACGCAGAACTTCGTCGGCTTCTACTTCGACACCGGCCTCGTTTACACCGGTCTCATCCCCGGCCGCGACGACGACGCCCTCGGCGTCGCCCTCGGCTTCGCCGACCTTACCAGCGGCGCCGCACAGACGCTCTTCGACGAAGGCTCCCGCAAAGCCGGCTACGAAGCCGTCATCGAGGTCACCTACGACGCGCAGATCACGAACTGGCTGCACGTCCAGCCCGACCTCCAATACATCATCCGCCCCGGCGGCACCGGCGACTACGGCAACGCCCTCGTCCTCGGCGGCCGCGTCTCGGTCACGTTCTAA
- a CDS encoding HupE/UreJ family protein: MKKTALPLATFAALLALPTVAHAHPGHGLAQGFAPGFSHPLIGLDHQLAMVAIGLWAAQAGGRAMWAVPATFVGVMALGGALGMMQVPVPFIEPGIAASVLILGLLIAFAVRMPLAAAVPLVGLFAIFHGHAHGAEMPENASGAAYAVGFMLATAALHGVGIGLGMAIQRFTAAPVIRFAGAAIAVAGVYVALS, translated from the coding sequence ATGAAAAAGACTGCCCTTCCGCTCGCCACGTTCGCCGCCTTGCTCGCTCTGCCCACGGTCGCCCACGCACATCCCGGTCACGGTCTGGCCCAGGGCTTCGCTCCCGGCTTTTCGCATCCGCTCATCGGCTTGGATCACCAGCTCGCGATGGTCGCCATCGGCCTCTGGGCCGCGCAGGCGGGCGGCCGCGCCATGTGGGCCGTGCCGGCGACGTTCGTGGGCGTGATGGCCCTCGGCGGCGCGCTCGGCATGATGCAGGTGCCCGTCCCCTTCATCGAGCCCGGCATCGCCGCCTCGGTGCTCATCCTCGGCTTGCTCATCGCCTTTGCGGTGCGGATGCCCCTCGCCGCCGCCGTTCCGCTCGTCGGCCTCTTCGCAATCTTCCACGGGCACGCTCACGGCGCCGAGATGCCGGAGAACGCCTCTGGCGCGGCCTACGCGGTGGGCTTCATGCTCGCGACCGCCGCCCTGCACGGCGTGGGCATCGGCCTCGGCATGGCCATCCAGCGGTTCACCGCGGCGCCGGTCATTCGTTTCGCCGGTGCGGCCATCGCGGTGGCGGGCGTTTACGTCGCCCTCAGCTAA
- a CDS encoding imelysin family protein, with protein MSKLSLLTAALTCAAFSSAFGAVTSVDGVKTYLVDTVTKMDSAAHDFEKSAKAYAAIIDENGGDYAKAYAAKKTEIDALVKAMQDDYKAMDSYGYETVEGIIGGVESFTHYDRDLDAGVPKAEGAENIAEITLELRNGDKIDQQGSLFTFIIEPTLWGGDKRWVTPIDLDGDGKIAPRESLPKAEVVLAASTDVAKRIDALLADAKAWKPSNGDCIAAMITMTPTLSDYFEDWKESRYSATQSGRFYAVSRVSDMRGIMGSCAIMYQAVDPVVAQKDAALAKSIRSGFTGITAFLDKIDAREKAGADTIQLAEIDEMASQAKEHTDKLVPQIEQAQALVEKN; from the coding sequence GGACACCGTGACGAAAATGGACTCCGCCGCCCATGATTTCGAGAAGAGCGCGAAGGCCTATGCTGCGATCATCGACGAGAACGGAGGCGACTACGCAAAGGCCTACGCCGCGAAAAAGACCGAGATCGACGCGCTCGTGAAAGCGATGCAGGACGACTACAAGGCGATGGACAGCTACGGCTACGAGACCGTCGAAGGCATCATTGGCGGCGTCGAATCCTTCACCCACTACGATCGCGATCTCGACGCCGGCGTGCCGAAAGCCGAAGGCGCTGAGAACATCGCGGAGATCACGCTCGAGCTGCGGAATGGCGACAAGATCGACCAGCAGGGCTCGCTCTTCACGTTCATCATCGAGCCCACGCTTTGGGGCGGCGACAAGCGCTGGGTCACGCCCATCGACCTCGATGGCGACGGCAAGATCGCTCCGCGTGAATCCCTGCCGAAGGCCGAGGTCGTGCTGGCTGCCTCGACCGACGTCGCCAAACGCATCGACGCCCTGCTCGCCGACGCGAAGGCCTGGAAGCCCAGCAACGGTGATTGCATCGCGGCGATGATCACGATGACGCCGACGCTTTCCGACTATTTCGAGGACTGGAAAGAATCCCGCTATTCCGCCACGCAGTCCGGCCGCTTCTACGCCGTCAGCCGTGTCTCCGACATGCGCGGCATCATGGGAAGCTGCGCGATCATGTATCAGGCCGTCGACCCCGTGGTCGCTCAGAAGGACGCCGCGCTGGCGAAGTCCATCCGCAGCGGCTTCACCGGCATCACCGCCTTCCTCGACAAGATCGACGCCCGCGAGAAGGCCGGCGCGGACACCATCCAGCTCGCCGAGATCGACGAAATGGCGTCCCAGGCCAAGGAACACACCGACAAGCTCGTCCCGCAGATCGAGCAGGCCCAGGCCCTCGTCGAAAAGAACTAG
- a CDS encoding potassium channel family protein has protein sequence MQVLIGIGIFSAVVAVATLVYCLEGWSFSNALYMVIITIFGVGYGEIEPVDTTLERITTMLTIIAGPIATVFVISAIVKIVTEKEFQKAMADRRKFKSMDELKRHTIICGFGRIGQTLARELVKAGHPFLILDRDPDRIAQSEALGYITLEGDAGDEEVLGRAHIDSARNLAAVLPNDMVNVFITLTARNLNPDLRIVARAENPATEKKLRQAGANDIILPAFAGGMQIAHRILRPSLLGVLDDNTSFLKNDLEELGVEIGDVFLEAGSPFAGKPLSAFIDSVKGRCLVLAIRHADGSSSQHPAPHAMLAAGDHIISIVRKSA, from the coding sequence GTGCAGGTCCTCATCGGCATCGGGATCTTTTCCGCCGTTGTCGCCGTTGCGACGCTGGTTTACTGCCTCGAGGGCTGGTCGTTCAGCAACGCGCTCTACATGGTCATCATCACGATCTTCGGCGTGGGCTACGGGGAGATCGAGCCGGTGGACACCACGCTGGAGCGCATCACGACGATGCTTACGATCATCGCCGGGCCGATCGCGACCGTCTTCGTGATCAGTGCGATCGTGAAGATCGTCACGGAAAAGGAATTTCAGAAGGCAATGGCCGATCGCCGCAAATTCAAATCCATGGACGAACTCAAACGCCACACCATCATCTGCGGCTTTGGCCGCATCGGGCAAACTCTGGCCCGCGAACTCGTGAAGGCCGGGCATCCCTTCCTCATCCTCGACCGCGACCCCGACCGCATCGCGCAATCCGAGGCGCTCGGCTACATCACGCTCGAGGGCGACGCCGGCGACGAGGAGGTGCTCGGCCGCGCGCACATCGACTCCGCCCGCAACCTCGCCGCCGTGCTGCCGAACGACATGGTGAACGTCTTTATCACACTCACCGCGCGGAACCTGAACCCCGACCTGCGCATCGTCGCTCGCGCGGAGAATCCCGCGACCGAGAAGAAGCTTCGCCAGGCCGGCGCGAACGACATCATTCTGCCCGCCTTTGCCGGCGGCATGCAGATCGCCCACCGCATCCTCCGCCCCTCGCTCCTCGGCGTGCTCGACGACAACACGTCTTTCCTCAAAAACGACCTCGAGGAGCTCGGCGTGGAGATCGGCGACGTCTTCCTCGAGGCAGGAAGCCCCTTCGCCGGGAAGCCGCTCTCCGCCTTCATCGACAGCGTGAAGGGCCGCTGCCTCGTCCTGGCAATCCGCCACGCGGATGGCAGCAGCAGCCAGCACCCTGCCCCACACGCCATGCTCGCCGCCGGCGATCACATCATCAGCATCGTGCGCAAGAGCGCGTAG
- a CDS encoding KUP/HAK/KT family potassium transporter, translating to MNRHRSALPVAGWGVGAGGKKDAKKTPALALAALGVVFGDIGTSPLYTYETALDALGHADSAAAIGVASLIVWSLLLIVTLKYVGVVMRADYRGEGGVFALLALLRGHSSHVGRKSRRLPFYAMMLLFGAALLYGDGTITPAISVLSALEGLEAVDPGLKPIVLPATVALLAILFGVQRFGTGRLGMAFGWVMLVWFAAIGIIGLVWVVRCPEVLAAFDPRHAWEALQMSGGRAVFLMGGVVLAVTGVEALYADMGHFSRRTISLAWHVVALPALLLNYLGQAALAVRDPAAFAREVPFFEMVPAGGGAVALVVLATLATVIASQALISGVFSLTAQAQDLRFLPRVHTIHTSRDERGQVYVPLANWMLAIACILLVVIFRESENLAAAYGLAVVCTMVITTLAMGLVAHRCWRWPWVAVWAFVGVLVACEGLFLASCLVKFADGGYFPVMIGVGLLTIMLTWYRGRSIVSERVHAGSCSVDKLLGRIPRERTLPGQLVMITLNRSPAHAVARLQEMLRQGVAPREQIIFLSLLNVMQSDVDMARSVEVHPHDRRVWHVIAEHGYMQEPRAVEILDRAAKITDGGIGATSDETFFVLPRELIVEYTGSGFARWRRVLYGVLARNQSYAPDYFFIPHAQILEFTWMMKA from the coding sequence TTGAATCGCCACCGGTCCGCGCTCCCGGTAGCGGGATGGGGCGTGGGAGCAGGCGGCAAAAAGGATGCGAAGAAGACGCCGGCCCTGGCGCTGGCAGCGCTGGGCGTGGTCTTCGGCGACATCGGCACGAGCCCGCTCTACACCTACGAGACGGCTCTGGATGCCCTGGGGCATGCGGATTCTGCCGCGGCCATTGGGGTCGCGTCGCTGATCGTCTGGAGCCTGCTGCTGATCGTCACCCTCAAATACGTCGGCGTGGTGATGCGGGCGGATTATCGCGGGGAGGGCGGCGTGTTTGCGCTGCTGGCGCTGCTGCGCGGGCATTCCTCGCACGTCGGGCGGAAAAGCCGACGTCTGCCGTTCTATGCAATGATGCTGCTCTTCGGCGCGGCATTGCTCTACGGCGATGGCACGATCACGCCGGCCATCTCGGTGCTGAGTGCGCTGGAGGGGCTCGAGGCCGTGGATCCCGGATTGAAGCCGATCGTGCTGCCGGCGACCGTGGCGCTCCTCGCGATTCTATTCGGAGTGCAGCGATTCGGGACGGGACGGCTGGGCATGGCGTTTGGCTGGGTGATGCTCGTATGGTTCGCCGCGATCGGCATCATCGGGCTCGTGTGGGTGGTTCGGTGCCCGGAGGTGCTGGCCGCGTTCGATCCCCGGCATGCGTGGGAGGCGCTGCAAATGAGCGGCGGCCGGGCGGTCTTCCTGATGGGCGGCGTGGTGCTGGCCGTGACGGGCGTGGAGGCGCTCTATGCGGACATGGGACATTTCAGCCGGCGCACGATTTCGCTGGCCTGGCATGTCGTGGCGCTGCCGGCGTTGCTTTTGAACTACCTGGGGCAGGCCGCCCTGGCGGTGCGGGATCCGGCGGCCTTCGCCCGGGAGGTGCCGTTCTTCGAAATGGTGCCGGCCGGGGGTGGCGCCGTCGCGCTCGTCGTGCTGGCCACGCTCGCGACGGTAATCGCGTCGCAGGCGTTGATTTCCGGCGTCTTCTCGCTCACGGCGCAGGCGCAGGATCTGCGGTTTCTTCCGCGCGTTCACACGATCCATACGAGCCGGGACGAGCGCGGACAGGTCTACGTGCCGTTGGCGAACTGGATGCTGGCCATCGCATGCATCCTGCTCGTGGTGATCTTCCGGGAGAGCGAGAATCTCGCGGCGGCCTACGGCCTCGCGGTGGTTTGCACGATGGTGATCACGACGCTCGCGATGGGACTCGTCGCGCACCGTTGCTGGCGCTGGCCGTGGGTGGCGGTGTGGGCGTTTGTCGGCGTGCTCGTGGCCTGCGAAGGACTGTTCCTCGCCTCGTGCCTCGTGAAATTTGCCGATGGTGGCTACTTCCCCGTGATGATCGGCGTCGGTCTGCTGACGATCATGCTCACATGGTATCGCGGAAGGTCCATCGTGAGCGAGCGCGTGCACGCCGGCTCGTGCTCGGTGGACAAATTGCTGGGCCGCATTCCCCGCGAGCGCACGCTGCCCGGGCAGCTCGTGATGATTACGCTCAACCGCAGTCCGGCTCACGCGGTGGCCCGGTTGCAGGAGATGCTACGGCAGGGCGTCGCCCCGCGGGAGCAGATCATTTTCCTGAGTCTGCTCAACGTCATGCAAAGCGACGTGGACATGGCGCGCAGCGTCGAGGTGCATCCTCACGACCGGCGCGTGTGGCACGTGATCGCCGAGCACGGCTACATGCAGGAGCCGCGCGCCGTGGAGATCCTCGACCGCGCTGCGAAGATCACCGATGGCGGGATCGGCGCGACGAGCGACGAGACCTTCTTCGTGCTGCCGCGGGAGTTGATCGTCGAATACACGGGCAGTGGCTTCGCGCGCTGGCGGCGGGTGCTCTACGGCGTGCTCGCGCGCAACCAGAGCTACGCCCCGGATTATTTCTTCATCCCGCACGCGCAGATTCTGGAGTTCACCTGGATGATGAAGGCGTAG